A single window of Candidatus Rhabdochlamydia oedothoracis DNA harbors:
- the ubiE gene encoding bifunctional demethylmenaquinone methyltransferase/2-methoxy-6-polyprenyl-1,4-benzoquinol methylase UbiE — MGFIMLREKNPPSRFEIWKMFDKISPTYDLVNRVMTFGLDGLWRKKMTAFLPEKKPLTLLDCATGTADQLLAFMRYSKKITSAIGIDLSQEMLQIANKKIKKRGYDSCISLQEASLLELPFEDRCFDCISISFGIRNVMDVHTALQECFRVLKPQGRLLILEGTVPCNRLLKVGHRIYLRYLLPFLGGLMSGQPQAYQYLNDTISSFPCGEEFCAYLKDAGFTSVKATPLTGGAVFIYQGDRIT, encoded by the coding sequence GTGGGTTTTATCATGTTAAGAGAAAAAAATCCTCCTTCAAGATTTGAAATCTGGAAGATGTTTGATAAAATCTCTCCTACATATGACTTAGTAAATCGGGTTATGACTTTTGGGCTAGATGGCTTATGGCGAAAAAAAATGACTGCTTTTTTACCAGAAAAAAAACCATTAACTCTGCTGGATTGCGCAACAGGAACTGCAGATCAGCTATTAGCTTTCATGCGCTATTCTAAAAAAATCACCTCTGCTATAGGCATCGATCTATCTCAAGAAATGCTGCAAATAGCGAATAAAAAAATCAAAAAAAGAGGTTACGATTCCTGCATTTCTCTACAAGAAGCTAGCTTATTAGAGCTTCCTTTTGAAGATCGTTGTTTTGACTGTATCTCTATTTCTTTTGGCATTCGAAACGTAATGGACGTTCACACGGCACTTCAAGAGTGTTTTCGTGTATTAAAGCCACAAGGTAGACTTTTAATTCTAGAAGGAACAGTTCCTTGCAATCGATTATTAAAAGTAGGACATCGTATTTATCTACGCTATCTTCTACCCTTTTTAGGAGGGTTGATGTCAGGACAACCTCAAGCCTATCAGTATCTAAATGACACGATTTCTAGCTTTCCTTGTGGGGAAGAATTTTGTGCCTATTTAAAAGATGCAGGGTTTACATCGGTAAAAGCTACTCCTTTAACGGGTGGTGCTGTTTTTATTTACCAAGGAGACCGAATTACATGA
- a CDS encoding transposase family protein, producing the protein MNLDWLQSVNICKYGAPSHDTYERFFAFLNPHSFRTCFMHWTQSIAQAFGGDILVCF; encoded by the coding sequence GTGAACCTCGATTGGTTACAATCTGTTAATATCTGCAAATATGGAGCTCCTTCTCATGATACCTATGAGAGGTTTTTTGCCTTTTTAAATCCTCATTCGTTCCGTACATGTTTTATGCATTGGACTCAGTCCATAGCTCAGGCATTTGGAGGAGATATACTCGTTTGTTTTTAA
- a CDS encoding autotransporter outer membrane beta-barrel domain-containing protein, producing the protein MKKIKMIPNSIIKLLGISCCSWMAWTSINAHSEEKTIDSNIVHTFEAINKETKKPSLTVVFNKTFANSEVMAENTIVIKRPLTFVGSNKAIVIADVILNPTDLLRIEMPERIDLCTFKDIKSIQGNVNLVQGIFSVPVGVVKGIIRNNAQLVLTAEHNQVINEKIVGSGPVTIKGAGSVKLGMRCLSEGGIIFSGEGENPSLIVNTNSVSQQSLTAVNQNDWIVFQQDFDGTYEGFISGAGGLAKDGSGELTLKGNNTNRNSLTRIFSGAISINHPQNLGERGFISFQGGALHITDSLELKNPLIGQVLLVIDEGKTAEVSGSVGDEQMPSSLNIAGKGTIYLKNPNSYQGNTYVDGATLQLESETNLGTNGKLILKQATLKAAPGIAHLDLTRNINLHERAIIHVSDRTINISGIIFSITPQSSLIKKGPGKLAIHGNLSEVNLGIEEGIVHVSPLSGEVEKSFFTGITSHPEIFTKIDDCKNMLRGSPMKMLNDVSIEANAHLKINRNLVHIKNLSGDGRVSLDANSGYLVIESGDFAGPLSAASDYRIVKTGKGELKLSGKNANLLAELLIREGKVQTNLMGGDVFVEEAGIFSGNSSVKNLTNQGRVAPGNSIGTLHVKENFRQDLMGRLEIEVNAQGESDVIKVDNQAILAGHLRILPEPGIYQQGTEYTILEAKTVEGVFDKVENTALDIAVFDVEYNQDNVMLSVTKTMYQLPIDNNMSDISKNLTNLMQDAQFKEGTDAFKIIENIFTVDNKGLEKVYSQMTPVQLGGMTYESYINASGVANSFTNALRRNDRCVDAVSTIWMEPIGHYAHQKHGCGLENYKSYMGGVVVGGHRFANENIVIGGGVGYTDSCLKWGKKTARSHISSFYAGLNGGWVGDFFYANASIIASANTFENTRHLKFAKVDRTIKSKHHGIGLISRVEAGYNLAVTQNICLRPFVDLDSYHVFERPISEKKSAPLHFHRAALTSHEFQGKVAMEATGNFTCNSLCFSPGVLLGWIAQAPIGKADYKVSLNDTGKHLDVKGFQKHKIHQQIAIGANVIASYKTTAISLYYELDFGKNHSLAHQAAASIDLKF; encoded by the coding sequence GTGAAAAAAATAAAAATGATACCTAATTCTATAATTAAATTATTGGGGATTTCCTGCTGTTCTTGGATGGCATGGACATCTATAAATGCTCATTCCGAGGAAAAGACAATAGACTCTAATATAGTACACACATTTGAAGCAATTAATAAGGAAACTAAAAAGCCTTCTTTAACAGTCGTGTTTAATAAAACATTTGCAAACTCTGAAGTAATGGCTGAAAATACAATTGTTATTAAAAGACCGCTGACATTTGTTGGAAGTAATAAAGCAATCGTGATAGCAGATGTTATACTCAATCCTACAGATTTATTGAGAATAGAAATGCCTGAAAGAATAGACCTATGTACTTTTAAAGATATAAAATCTATTCAAGGAAATGTCAATCTTGTACAAGGAATTTTTTCTGTACCTGTTGGAGTTGTTAAAGGAATAATTAGGAATAATGCACAGCTTGTTTTAACAGCAGAGCATAATCAAGTAATAAACGAGAAGATAGTAGGTTCTGGTCCTGTTACAATTAAAGGAGCAGGATCAGTTAAATTGGGCATGCGATGTTTAAGTGAAGGAGGGATAATATTTAGTGGAGAGGGAGAAAATCCTTCTTTGATTGTTAATACCAATAGTGTTTCTCAACAGTCTTTAACGGCTGTTAACCAAAACGATTGGATTGTTTTTCAGCAAGATTTTGATGGTACTTATGAAGGTTTTATCTCTGGAGCAGGAGGTTTGGCAAAAGACGGTTCAGGAGAACTTACCTTAAAGGGAAATAATACAAATCGTAATTCTCTTACTCGGATCTTTTCTGGAGCAATTTCTATTAACCATCCTCAAAACTTGGGAGAGCGTGGATTTATTTCTTTTCAAGGAGGAGCTCTGCACATTACAGATTCTTTAGAACTCAAGAACCCTCTTATTGGGCAGGTATTGCTTGTTATAGACGAAGGAAAAACGGCAGAGGTTTCAGGATCAGTTGGTGACGAGCAAATGCCAAGCTCTCTGAATATTGCAGGTAAGGGGACAATTTATCTAAAAAACCCTAATTCTTACCAAGGGAATACCTATGTAGATGGAGCTACACTCCAGCTTGAATCAGAAACTAATTTAGGAACAAACGGAAAACTTATCTTAAAACAGGCAACGCTAAAAGCTGCACCAGGCATTGCACATTTAGATTTAACGCGCAATATAAATTTACATGAGAGAGCCATAATACATGTAAGCGATAGAACTATAAATATTTCAGGAATTATTTTTAGCATAACTCCGCAATCTAGTCTGATTAAAAAGGGACCGGGAAAATTAGCTATTCATGGAAATTTGTCTGAGGTGAACTTAGGTATTGAAGAAGGGATAGTACATGTAAGCCCGCTTTCTGGAGAAGTAGAAAAATCGTTTTTTACAGGTATAACAAGCCATCCAGAGATCTTTACCAAGATAGATGACTGCAAAAATATGTTAAGAGGATCTCCTATGAAGATGCTAAATGATGTTTCTATTGAGGCTAATGCCCATTTAAAGATTAATAGAAACTTAGTGCACATAAAAAACCTCTCTGGTGATGGCCGTGTTTCGCTAGATGCTAACTCAGGTTATTTAGTGATTGAATCAGGAGATTTTGCTGGTCCTCTATCTGCTGCTTCTGATTACCGAATTGTTAAAACAGGTAAGGGAGAATTAAAATTAAGTGGGAAGAATGCTAATTTATTAGCAGAGCTGTTGATTAGAGAAGGAAAAGTGCAGACAAATCTAATGGGTGGTGATGTATTTGTAGAAGAGGCGGGCATTTTTAGCGGGAATAGCTCTGTTAAGAATCTAACAAACCAGGGTAGAGTAGCACCAGGTAATTCCATAGGAACTCTGCATGTGAAGGAAAATTTTCGCCAAGATCTAATGGGACGTTTAGAGATTGAAGTAAATGCACAAGGGGAATCAGATGTTATTAAAGTGGATAATCAAGCTATTTTAGCAGGGCATTTACGTATTCTACCTGAACCTGGAATTTATCAACAAGGAACGGAGTACACGATTTTAGAAGCAAAAACAGTAGAAGGAGTTTTTGATAAAGTAGAAAATACAGCTTTGGACATCGCTGTATTTGACGTTGAGTATAACCAAGATAATGTTATGCTATCTGTCACAAAAACCATGTATCAATTGCCCATAGATAATAACATGTCAGATATTTCTAAAAATCTGACTAATCTTATGCAAGATGCGCAATTTAAAGAAGGAACAGATGCTTTTAAGATTATTGAAAACATCTTTACCGTCGATAATAAAGGTTTAGAAAAAGTCTATTCACAGATGACACCTGTTCAATTAGGGGGCATGACTTATGAGAGCTATATCAATGCTTCTGGCGTAGCAAATAGTTTTACCAATGCTTTGCGTCGCAATGATAGATGTGTTGATGCTGTTTCTACCATTTGGATGGAACCAATAGGACATTATGCTCATCAAAAACATGGATGTGGATTAGAAAATTATAAGTCTTATATGGGAGGAGTTGTAGTAGGAGGACATCGTTTTGCTAATGAAAATATAGTCATTGGTGGTGGAGTTGGCTATACCGATTCTTGTTTGAAATGGGGTAAGAAGACAGCTAGGTCTCATATTTCTAGTTTTTATGCAGGTTTAAATGGAGGCTGGGTAGGGGATTTTTTCTATGCAAATGCTTCTATTATTGCCTCTGCAAATACTTTTGAAAATACACGTCATTTAAAATTTGCAAAGGTGGATCGTACAATAAAAAGCAAGCATCACGGGATTGGTTTAATATCTCGCGTGGAAGCTGGCTACAATCTTGCTGTAACACAAAATATTTGCTTGAGACCTTTTGTTGACTTAGATAGCTATCATGTTTTTGAAAGGCCCATTAGCGAAAAGAAATCTGCTCCCCTTCATTTTCATAGAGCTGCTTTGACATCTCATGAGTTTCAAGGCAAAGTTGCAATGGAAGCAACAGGAAATTTTACATGCAATTCCCTATGTTTTTCTCCTGGAGTGCTTTTGGGATGGATTGCACAAGCTCCGATTGGCAAAGCTGATTATAAAGTATCTTTAAACGATACCGGTAAGCATCTAGACGTTAAAGGATTTCAAAAACATAAAATCCATCAGCAAATAGCGATAGGAGCAAATGTGATAGCTAGTTATAAAACAACAGCTATTTCTTTGTATTATGAGCTTGATTTTGGAAAAAATCACTCTCTTGCCCATCAAGCAGCTGCTAGTATAGATTTGAAGTTCTAA
- a CDS encoding IS630 family transposase has translation MQPEANFLTRNQKDILKARHRHERDKRLCDRIKSILLLDEGWTYPQVAHALLLDEDTIRRYYKTYLEGGKEALLNLNYAGKACRLNQGQLKQLKIYVKEEAPSSAKQVVNFAKDHFGICYTPSAMVSLLHRLNFTYKKPKLIPGKVNEKAKELFSQELQNLEKELAQTDQLLYLDGVHPQHNSKPSYGWYEKGSKAILLTNTGRKRININGALDVKRLEVTTLSSDSINAQSTLDLFKKLEEKYPFAQRIVVICDNAAYYRSKIVANYLKTSRVEIKFLPPYSPDLNLIERFWRFMNKKVRNNRYYEKSFQV, from the coding sequence ATGCAACCTGAAGCGAACTTTTTAACAAGAAACCAAAAAGACATCCTCAAGGCTCGTCATCGCCATGAACGGGATAAAAGGCTATGCGATAGAATCAAATCTATTTTATTGTTAGATGAAGGGTGGACATACCCACAAGTAGCACATGCTTTACTCTTAGATGAGGATACGATAAGGCGTTACTATAAAACTTATTTAGAAGGTGGCAAAGAAGCATTGCTGAATTTGAACTATGCAGGAAAGGCATGCCGGCTCAATCAAGGCCAACTTAAACAACTAAAAATCTATGTAAAAGAAGAAGCTCCCAGTTCAGCTAAACAAGTTGTCAATTTTGCCAAAGACCACTTTGGAATATGTTATACACCATCAGCTATGGTTTCTTTATTGCATCGGTTAAACTTTACCTATAAAAAGCCTAAGCTGATTCCTGGAAAAGTGAATGAGAAAGCTAAAGAGCTTTTTTCACAAGAATTGCAAAATCTAGAAAAAGAACTCGCTCAAACAGATCAACTGCTTTATTTAGATGGGGTTCATCCTCAACACAATTCCAAACCCTCTTATGGATGGTATGAAAAAGGATCTAAGGCTATATTGCTAACAAATACAGGACGTAAACGTATCAATATCAATGGAGCCTTAGATGTAAAGCGCTTAGAAGTTACAACTCTTTCTTCCGACTCTATCAATGCGCAATCTACTCTTGATTTGTTTAAAAAATTGGAAGAAAAGTATCCTTTTGCACAAAGAATCGTGGTTATATGCGATAACGCTGCCTACTATAGGTCAAAAATCGTTGCAAATTACCTAAAAACATCCAGAGTAGAAATCAAATTCTTGCCTCCTTATTCTCCCGATCTCAATCTGATTGAACGCTTTTGGCGATTCATGAATAAAAAAGTCCGCAATAATCGATATTATGAAAAGTCTTTTCAAGTTTGA
- a CDS encoding isochorismate synthase: MRSFFVNNTSFAYDSCFLDFSYLSNVSWLASQDIYPKVYWKDKHTKTTRMALGSLLCYSDIPHIEQTEDVDLRFFGGIHFPESAWGEELPITQFWLPRFEIVQTNDKITLIAHFINQNPNPLVFKELKPENPIEQVAPCVKISHSPNWTEWEKNVEHVLSIKGLEKIVLARQTQFTTTPAWPLFQALEKKAETATCFAFQFSKDTAFLGATPETLFHRKKNVVFSEAIAGTRPRGINENKLAHELKSSAKDNREFNFVKKFIEQALLPLSNQLSWQKDQILRTTSVQHLHNRAMATLTSDCTDQKLLIALHPTPAVCGTPTQEALKLLKFLEPFQRGWYSGAIGYLGTKGADIAVGIRSALVTSSCLKVFAGAGIVPGSNPLKEWEELEAKAVAFCRILS, from the coding sequence ATGAGAAGTTTTTTTGTAAATAACACATCTTTTGCCTACGACTCTTGCTTTCTTGATTTCTCGTATCTTTCCAATGTTTCCTGGTTAGCTTCTCAGGACATCTATCCTAAAGTCTATTGGAAAGATAAGCACACCAAAACAACTCGCATGGCACTAGGCTCACTTCTGTGTTACTCTGACATCCCTCATATTGAGCAAACAGAAGATGTAGATCTTCGTTTTTTTGGAGGCATCCATTTTCCTGAATCTGCTTGGGGAGAAGAACTTCCCATTACTCAATTCTGGTTACCTCGTTTTGAAATTGTCCAAACCAATGATAAAATTACATTGATTGCACACTTTATCAATCAAAATCCCAATCCCCTGGTTTTTAAAGAGCTCAAACCAGAAAACCCTATAGAGCAGGTTGCTCCCTGTGTTAAAATTTCTCATTCGCCCAATTGGACCGAATGGGAAAAAAATGTCGAACATGTACTTTCTATCAAAGGCCTTGAAAAAATTGTACTTGCGCGTCAAACACAATTTACTACTACTCCTGCTTGGCCTTTGTTCCAAGCCCTTGAAAAAAAAGCAGAAACAGCTACTTGCTTCGCCTTTCAGTTTTCTAAAGACACTGCCTTTTTAGGGGCTACTCCAGAAACCTTATTCCATAGAAAAAAAAATGTGGTTTTTAGTGAAGCTATTGCAGGAACAAGGCCGCGTGGAATAAATGAGAATAAGCTAGCTCATGAGCTTAAGTCTTCTGCTAAAGACAACCGAGAATTTAACTTTGTGAAAAAATTTATCGAACAAGCTCTTTTACCTCTATCTAATCAGTTAAGCTGGCAAAAGGATCAAATCCTGCGCACAACTTCTGTGCAACATTTACATAATAGAGCAATGGCTACTCTAACCTCTGATTGTACAGATCAAAAGCTATTAATAGCTCTGCATCCCACACCAGCTGTATGTGGAACACCTACCCAAGAAGCCCTTAAACTCTTAAAATTCTTAGAACCCTTTCAGCGTGGTTGGTATAGTGGAGCGATTGGCTATCTGGGAACTAAAGGAGCTGATATAGCCGTTGGAATACGCTCTGCGCTTGTGACTAGCTCTTGTTTAAAAGTATTTGCTGGCGCTGGAATTGTCCCAGGAAGCAATCCTTTAAAGGAATGGGAAGAGTTAGAAGCCAAAGCAGTCGCTTTTTGTAGGATACTTTCATGA
- the typA gene encoding translational GTPase TypA, whose translation MSYSKKIRDPKKIRNIAIIAHIDHGKTTLLDSLLKQSNIFRENEATAERMMDNYDQEKERGITIFAKHTSIEFDEFKINIIDTPGHADFSGEVERVLGMVNSVLLLIDAQEGPMPQTRFVLAQALKIGLKPIVVLNKIDRPHANPDRALDLTFDLFVELGANDQQLEFPICYASGLSGFAAREPNDPRVNMRPLFEMIIQNVSPPPGSLELPFLMQASTLSYDDFVGRQACGRILEGKIAKGQTISKIDMNGHTSLHKVTRIEGYHGLKKVEVDEAGVGDIVCISGIAEITIGDTLCDPSHIVRLPPIILAEPTLSVELMVNNSPFVGKDGKHVTMNKIRERLAQEKLANISLKIEDHFRDDAVRVCGRGELHLAVLIEAMRREGYEFTICKPQVILKEFEGVQHEPFENVHIEVPQEFSGSVIEELSRRKAEMRSLSTNEHDITSLEFLVPTRGLMGYRNDFLTMTKGLGILTSVFDSYAPWKGHIEGRPKGVLISNGPGKVTGYASFSIQNRGTLFVAPGDDVYEGMIVGENNRDNDLVVNIVRGKQLTNVRASGTDENIILSPPRKFTLEQAIDFIEDDELIETTPHFIRLRKKHLLENERKRA comes from the coding sequence ATGTCTTATTCCAAAAAAATCCGCGATCCCAAAAAGATTCGTAACATTGCGATTATCGCTCACATTGATCATGGTAAAACAACTCTATTAGATAGCCTACTTAAACAATCCAATATTTTTCGAGAAAACGAAGCTACTGCTGAGAGAATGATGGATAACTACGATCAGGAAAAAGAAAGAGGGATTACCATCTTTGCAAAGCATACCAGTATTGAATTCGATGAATTTAAAATTAATATTATAGACACTCCTGGTCATGCTGATTTTTCAGGTGAAGTAGAGCGCGTTTTAGGTATGGTCAATTCCGTTCTTCTTTTGATAGATGCTCAAGAAGGTCCCATGCCTCAAACCCGTTTTGTGCTTGCCCAAGCGTTAAAAATTGGCTTAAAGCCCATTGTTGTGCTTAATAAAATTGATCGCCCCCATGCAAACCCCGATCGAGCTTTAGATCTTACTTTTGATTTATTTGTCGAATTAGGCGCAAATGATCAGCAGCTTGAGTTTCCTATCTGCTATGCATCTGGATTATCTGGCTTTGCTGCACGTGAACCAAATGACCCACGTGTAAATATGAGACCTTTATTTGAAATGATTATCCAAAATGTCTCCCCTCCTCCAGGTAGCCTAGAACTGCCTTTCCTCATGCAAGCTAGTACATTGAGCTATGATGATTTTGTAGGTCGTCAGGCTTGTGGTCGTATTCTTGAAGGAAAAATTGCTAAAGGGCAAACCATTAGCAAAATAGATATGAATGGACATACCTCTTTACATAAAGTAACTCGTATTGAGGGATATCACGGATTAAAAAAAGTAGAAGTTGATGAAGCTGGTGTAGGAGATATCGTTTGCATTTCAGGAATTGCTGAGATTACCATTGGTGATACCCTATGCGACCCTTCCCACATTGTACGATTACCTCCCATTATACTCGCAGAACCCACGCTATCTGTTGAATTAATGGTTAATAATTCCCCTTTTGTAGGTAAAGATGGCAAACATGTAACGATGAATAAAATAAGAGAGCGCTTAGCCCAAGAAAAACTAGCTAACATCTCTTTGAAAATTGAGGATCATTTTCGAGATGATGCCGTTCGGGTTTGCGGTAGAGGTGAACTGCATTTAGCGGTTTTAATCGAAGCTATGCGTCGAGAAGGTTATGAATTTACTATTTGCAAACCTCAGGTTATCTTGAAAGAATTCGAGGGGGTTCAGCATGAGCCGTTTGAAAACGTTCATATTGAAGTGCCTCAAGAATTCTCAGGAAGTGTGATCGAAGAGCTTTCTCGTCGTAAAGCGGAAATGCGCTCCTTAAGCACAAACGAGCATGATATTACCAGCTTGGAGTTTCTCGTTCCCACTCGTGGTTTAATGGGATACCGCAATGATTTTCTAACCATGACCAAAGGCTTAGGTATTTTAACTTCGGTTTTTGATAGCTATGCTCCATGGAAAGGACACATTGAAGGCAGGCCAAAAGGCGTTCTCATTTCAAATGGACCGGGCAAAGTTACAGGATATGCTAGCTTTAGCATACAAAACAGAGGGACTCTATTTGTAGCTCCTGGAGATGATGTCTATGAAGGGATGATTGTGGGAGAGAACAATCGAGATAATGATCTAGTAGTAAATATTGTACGAGGAAAACAGCTCACAAATGTTAGAGCTTCAGGAACCGATGAAAATATTATTCTTTCTCCTCCACGTAAATTCACTTTAGAACAAGCTATTGATTTTATTGAAGATGATGAGTTAATCGAAACTACTCCTCATTTTATTCGTTTACGCAAAAAACACCTCTTAGAAAACGAACGCAAACGCGCTTAA
- the mgtE gene encoding magnesium transporter → MILLAEEQKDSNGLTESKTSHLHHVLRKKLELAFHKQTSTVVVHDIVKIVTEHSAIDLAYAASELPPRARPVIYENLSNSNEKIAFLLNTDSSTRSAVLHYISDEEIKNILEEMAPDEGVEILEDIPERRFRRVMEILESTKAAKIREIKKHQRNTAGRLMTNEFFSFTKDVKVKEAASHIRDTPGTDLTRQIFIVNREGILQGYVPARNLIVNSPHLPLEQVMRPVLYKVTADASREEVVEIVEKYKSTVLAVVDSTNRLVGVITNEDVLDAIADIADETIANMAGTAEKFSEHEPFIKRFLSRAPWLIVTLCAGLINVGVMSSFQRYDGGVLTFVMFFVPLITGMSGNIGIQCSTILVRSMAIGLISVTNRTEAILKELLMGITAGTTFGLLCGISVYALDFVGISGSGFTPVAVGVMVGIGLMGACIGSTALGVFSPLFFARIGIDPAVASGPIVTALNDFLSMSIYFLIAIGLSSLFF, encoded by the coding sequence ATGATTTTGCTAGCCGAAGAGCAAAAAGACTCTAATGGCTTAACGGAATCTAAAACTTCCCATTTACACCATGTCCTGCGAAAAAAGCTCGAACTTGCTTTTCATAAACAAACCTCTACAGTTGTTGTTCATGATATTGTAAAAATAGTGACAGAACATTCTGCAATTGACCTAGCTTATGCTGCTTCAGAGCTTCCTCCACGTGCCAGGCCAGTGATTTACGAGAATTTATCTAATAGCAACGAAAAAATTGCTTTTTTGCTTAACACAGATAGCAGTACAAGATCTGCCGTATTACATTATATTAGCGATGAAGAAATAAAAAATATTTTAGAAGAGATGGCCCCTGATGAAGGGGTAGAAATTTTGGAAGATATCCCTGAAAGGCGTTTTAGACGAGTGATGGAGATTTTAGAATCTACAAAAGCCGCAAAGATTCGAGAAATTAAAAAACATCAACGCAATACAGCTGGACGATTAATGACAAATGAATTTTTTTCTTTTACAAAGGATGTAAAAGTAAAAGAAGCTGCATCTCATATTAGGGACACTCCAGGAACTGATTTAACAAGACAAATTTTTATTGTTAATCGAGAAGGAATACTGCAGGGATATGTTCCTGCAAGAAATTTGATCGTCAATTCACCGCATCTACCGCTTGAGCAAGTCATGCGGCCTGTTTTATATAAAGTAACAGCTGATGCTTCCCGTGAAGAAGTGGTAGAAATTGTTGAAAAATATAAAAGCACTGTCTTGGCGGTTGTAGATAGCACTAATCGGTTAGTAGGCGTGATTACCAATGAAGATGTCCTTGATGCTATAGCTGATATTGCTGATGAAACAATTGCAAATATGGCAGGTACCGCGGAAAAATTTAGTGAACACGAACCTTTTATAAAAAGATTTTTATCTCGAGCTCCTTGGTTAATTGTAACCCTCTGCGCTGGTTTAATCAATGTAGGGGTAATGTCCTCTTTTCAGAGATATGATGGAGGGGTTTTGACCTTTGTGATGTTTTTTGTGCCTTTGATTACAGGTATGTCTGGTAACATAGGTATTCAATGTAGTACAATCCTTGTAAGAAGTATGGCGATTGGATTAATTTCAGTGACGAATCGCACGGAAGCCATTTTAAAAGAATTGCTAATGGGGATAACTGCTGGTACAACTTTTGGGTTGCTATGTGGGATTTCTGTATATGCGCTTGATTTTGTAGGAATTTCCGGCTCGGGGTTTACTCCTGTAGCTGTTGGGGTTATGGTTGGTATAGGATTAATGGGAGCTTGTATTGGAAGTACTGCTTTAGGTGTATTTTCTCCTTTATTTTTTGCGCGGATTGGAATAGATCCTGCTGTAGCATCAGGGCCTATTGTTACAGCTCTAAATGATTTTTTATCCATGTCTATTTATTTTTTAATAGCCATAGGTTTAAGTTCATTGTTTTTTTGA
- a CDS encoding IS5 family transposase (programmed frameshift): MTRSYPSDISRKQFSKIHLILESTRKKTRPRRVDLYDIFCGILYILKSGCQWRMLPIEYPKWELCYYYFHLWNKKEDKNSKSILEIVLKKLVGEARKSSGRKEKTSFVIIDAQSVKNTDTAEKTGYDAGKKISGIKRHIAVDSQGLPHAIHITTANITDRNGCIEAFSLHKNHLFGVKNVLADGGYSGEKFAKSVQEILGCIVEIAKRNTLHTFTVISKRWVVERSFAWIEKCRRLWKNCERKLYTSLNMVVLAFIALLLKRF, translated from the exons ATGACCCGCTCTTATCCAAGCGATATCTCTCGTAAACAATTTAGCAAAATCCATCTAATACTTGAGTCTACACGCAAAAAAACACGTCCACGAAGAGTTGATCTATATGATATTTTTTGTGGAATTTTGTACATTTTAAAAAGTGGTTGCCAGTGGCGTATGTTACCCATAGAATATCCTAAATGGGAATTGTGTTATTATTATTTCCATCTTTGGAATAAAAAAGAGGATAAAAATTCTAAGAGTATTCTTGAAATAGTTTTA AAAAAATTGGTTGGCGAGGCCAGAAAAAGCAGTGGTCGGAAAGAGAAAACAAGCTTTGTAATTATTGATGCGCAAAGTGTTAAAAATACTGATACAGCGGAGAAGACAGGATATGATGCAGGGAAAAAAATATCAGGAATAAAAAGACATATAGCAGTCGATAGCCAAGGGCTTCCTCATGCGATTCACATTACCACCGCTAATATCACTGACAGAAATGGGTGTATAGAAGCATTTTCACTACATAAAAACCATTTATTCGGTGTAAAAAATGTTTTAGCAGATGGAGGATATTCTGGAGAAAAATTTGCAAAGAGTGTGCAGGAGATATTAGGATGTATAGTAGAAATAGCCAAAAGAAATACACTTCATACTTTTACAGTTATTTCCAAAAGATGGGTTGTAGAGCGTTCTTTTGCGTGGATAGAAAAATGTCGCAGGCTATGGAAAAATTGCGAAAGAAAACTATATACAAGCCTGAATATGGTGGTTCTTGCTTTTATTGCTCTACTTTTGAAAAGATTTTAA